In Mangifera indica cultivar Alphonso chromosome 1, CATAS_Mindica_2.1, whole genome shotgun sequence, a single genomic region encodes these proteins:
- the LOC123219549 gene encoding cytosolic sulfotransferase 5-like, with amino-acid sequence MMHISESDSYLLIPAFQKVSMETSAAIGELSNEIQQLLLNLPREKTLDGNPLCQYQGFWAQSKFIPAIISFQRHFQAEDGDIILTSFPKSGTTWLKALAFTIVNRARFPLQNSPLLTTNPHQLVPFLEVDLYWKNQSPNLEDIPKPRILATHLPYASLPNSILNSGCRIVYVARNPLDQFISHWKFFSSLQDPNMNLVSMEEAFEKICNGVHSYGPVWEHVMGYWKASQENPEKVLFLKYEDMQENIIFNIKNLANFLGCAFSQAEERQGVVKEISKICSFDNLKNLEVNKVGKYSKFGFYAVRNEAFFRKGTVGDWRNYLTSSMSDRLEKILEEKLYSSGLSFKK; translated from the coding sequence ATGATGCATATATCCGAATCCGACTCTTATCTCTTGATCCCTGCATTCCAAAAAGTATCCATGGAGACCTCTGCAGCAATAGGAGAGCTAAGCAATGAGATTCAACAACTACTCTTGAACCTTCCAAGAGAgaaaaccttggatgggaatccTCTCTGTCAATACCAAGGGTTTTGGGctcaatcaaaattcattccCGCCATAATCTCCTTTCAGAGACACTTCCAAGCAGAAGACGGTGACATAATATTAACCAGCTTTCCGAAATCAGGCACCACTTGGTTAAAAGCCCTCGCTTTCACCATTGTCAACCGTGCTCGTTTTCCTCTACAAAATAGCCCCTTGCTCACCACCAATCCTCATCAGCTTGTTCCTTTCTTGGAGGTTGATCTTTATTGGAAAAATCAATCTCCTAATCTTGAAGACATTCCCAAGCCAAGGATTTTGGCCACCCATCTCCCATATGCTTCATTACCCAATTCCATCTTGAATTCTGGTTGCCGCATTGTTTATGTAGCCAGAAATCCTCTGGATCAATTCATCTCCCATTGGAAATTCTTTTCTTCATTGCAAGACCCAAACATGAATCTGGTTTCAATGGAGGAAGCTTTCGAGAAGATTTGCAATGGAGTCCACTCCTATGGCCCCGTTTGGGAACATGTGATGGGGTACTGGAAGGCCAGTCAAGAGAACCCAGAAAAGGTGCTCTTTCTGAAATATGAAGACATGCAAGAGAACATCATATTTAATATCAAGAATTTGGCCAATTTCTTAGGATGTGCTTTCAGTCAAGCTGAAGAGAGGCAAGGAGTGGTGAAAGAAATATCAAAGATTTGCAGTTTTGATAATCTGAAAAATTTAGAGGTGAACAAGGTTGGTAAATACAGTAAATTTGGATTTTATGCAGTTAGAAATGAAGCATTTTTTAGGAAAGGTACTGTAGGAGACTGGAGAAATTATTTAACATCTTCAATGTCGGATCGCTTGGAGAAGATACTTGAAGAAAAGCTATACAGCTCAGGTTTGTCCTTCAAAAAATAA
- the LOC123219627 gene encoding anaphase-promoting complex subunit 6-like encodes MYHEAISCYERALTLSNRSLSTYAGLAYTYHLQDNFSAAITYYHKALWLKPDDQFCTEMLSLALVHEGRHGIEPKIESH; translated from the exons ATGTATCACGAGGCAATTTCCTGTTATGAGAGAGCACTGACGTTGTCAAATAGAAGCTTGAGCACCTATGCAGGTCTTGCTTACACTTACCATTTGCAG GATAATTTTTCTGCTGCCATTACATATTATCATAAG GCTTTGTGGCTGAAGCCAGATGATCAGTTTTGCACAGAGATGTTAAGTTTGGCTCTCGTACATGAAGGTCGTCATGGCATTGAACCCAAAATTGAATCTCACTGA
- the LOC123219557 gene encoding cytosolic sulfotransferase 15-like, which yields MMHISESDSYLLIPAFQKVSMETSAAIGELSNEIQQLLLNLPREKNLDGNPLCQYQGFWAQSKFIPAIISFQRHFQAEDGDIILASFPKSGTTWLKALAFTIINRTRFPLQNSPLLTTNPHQLVPFLELNLYWKNQSPNLEDIPKPRILATHLPYASLPNSILNSGCRIVYVARNPLDQFISLWKFLSSLQDQNKNLVSIEEAFEKICDGVQFYGPIWEHMLGYWKASQENPEKVLFLKYEDMQENIIFNIKNLANFLGCAFSQVEETQGVVKEISKICSFENLKNLEVNKGGKYSEFGFYVFRNETFFRKGTVGDWRNYLTSSMSDCLEKILEEKLCGSGLSFKK from the coding sequence ATGATGCATATATCCGAATCCGACTCTTATCTCTTGATCCCTGCATTCCAAAAAGTATCCATGGAGACCTCTGCAGCAATAGGAGAGCTAAGCAATGAGATTCAACAACTACTCTTGAACCTTCCAAGAGAgaaaaacttggatgggaatcCTCTCTGTCAATACCAAGGGTTTTGGGctcaatcaaaattcattccCGCCATAATCTCCTTTCAGAGACACTTCCAAGCAGAAGACGGTGACATAATATTAGCCAGCTTTCCGAAATCAGGCACCACTTGGTTAAAAGCCCTCGCTTTCACCATTATCAACCGTACTCGTTTTCCTCTACAAAATAGCCCCTTGCTCACCACCAATCCTCATCAGCTTGTTCCTTTCTTGGAGCTTAATCTTTATTGGAAAAATCAATCTCCTAATCTTGAAGACATTCCCAAGCCAAGGATTTTGGCCACCCATCTCCCATATGCTTCATTACCCAATTCCATCTTGAATTCTGGTTGCCGCATTGTTTATGTAGCCAGAAATCCACTGGATCAATTCATCTCCCTTTGGAAATTCCTGTCTTCATTGCAAGACCAAAACAAGAATCTGGTTTCAATTGAGGAAGCCTTCGAGAAGATTTGCGATGGAGTCCAATTCTATGGCCCCATTTGGGAACATATGTTGGGGTACTGGAAGGCCAGTCAAGAGAACCCAGAAAAGGTGCTCTTTCTGAAATATGAAGACATGCAAGAGaacattatatttaatatcaagAATTTGGCCAATTTCTTAGGATGTGCTTTCAGTCAAGTTGAAGAGACGCAAGGAGTggtaaaagaaatatcaaagaTTTGTagttttgaaaatctgaaaaatttagaGGTGAACAAGGGTGGTAAATACAGTGAATTTGGATTTTATGTATTTAGAAATGAAACATTTTTTAGGAAAGGTACTGTGGGAGACTGGAGAAATTATTTAACATCTTCAATGTCGGACTGCTTGGAGAAGATACTTGAAGAAAAGCTATGCGGCTCAGGTTTGTCCTTCAAGAAATAA
- the LOC123219610 gene encoding anaphase-promoting complex subunit 6-like isoform X1: protein MFFHLNTCRYNKAVWWFEKTLAHIPSSLSEMWEPTVVNLAHAYRKLKMHHEAISCYERALKLSNRSLSTYVGLAYTYHLQDNFSAAITYYHKALWLKPDDQFCTEMLSLALVHEGRYGIDPKIEFH from the exons ATGTTTTTTCATCTGAACACTTGTAGGTATAATAAAGCTGTGTGGTGGTTTGAGAAGACTTTGGCGCACATCCCATCCTCCTTAAGTGAAATGTGGGAACCGACTGTTGTGAATCTTGCTCATGCTTACAGAAAGTTGAA AATGCATCACGAGGCAATTTCCTGTTATGAGAGAGCACTGAAGTTGTCAAATAGAAGCTTGAGCACCTATGTAGGTCTTGCTTACACTTACCATTTGCAG GATAATTTTTCTGCTGCCATTACATATTATCATAAG GCTTTGTGGCTGAAGCCAGATGATCAGTTTTGCACAGAGATGTTAAGTTTGGCTCTCGTACATGAAGGTCGTTATGGCATTGACCCCAAAATTGAATTTCACTGA
- the LOC123219610 gene encoding anaphase-promoting complex subunit 6-like isoform X2, producing the protein MFFHLNTCRYNKAVWWFEKTLAHIPSSLSEMWEPTVVNLAHAYRKLKMHHEAISCYERALKLSNRSLSTYVGLAYTYHLQDNFSAAITYYHKALWLKPDDQFCTEMLSLALVDEGRHGIEPKIEFH; encoded by the exons ATGTTTTTTCATCTGAACACTTGTAGGTATAATAAAGCTGTGTGGTGGTTTGAGAAGACTTTGGCGCACATCCCATCCTCCTTAAGTGAAATGTGGGAACCGACTGTTGTGAATCTTGCTCATGCTTACAGAAAGTTGAA AATGCATCACGAGGCAATTTCCTGTTATGAGAGAGCACTGAAGTTGTCAAATAGAAGCTTGAGCACCTATGTAGGTCTTGCTTACACTTACCATTTGCAG GATAATTTTTCTGCTGCCATTACATATTATCATAAG GCTTTGTGGCTGAAGCCAGATGATCAGTTTTGCACAGAGATGTTAAGTTTGGCTCTTGTAGATGAAGGTCGTCATGGCATTGAACCCAAAATTGAATTTCACTGA
- the LOC123219580 gene encoding cytosolic sulfotransferase 15-like: protein METSAAIEELRNEIQQLTLNLPREKNLDGTPLYQYQGFWTLSEFIPAIISFQRHFQAEDGDIILTSIPKSGTTWLKALAFTIANRTRFPLQNSPLLTTPPHQLVPFLELDLYWKNQSPNLEDNPKPRILATHLPYASLPNSILNSGCRIVYVARNPLDQFISRWKFLSSWREQNMILVSIEEAFEKTCNGVQFYGPVWEHVLGYWKASQENPEKVLFLKYEDMQENIISNIKNLANFLGCAFSQVEETQGVIKEISKICSFDNLKNLEVNKNGKYLLRFGNEAFFRKGTVGDWRNYLTSSMSDRMEKILEEKLCGSGLSFKK, encoded by the coding sequence ATGGAGACCTCTGCTGCAATAGAAGAGCTAAGGAATGAGATTCAGCAACTAACCTTGAACCTTCCAAGAGAGAAAAACTTGGATGGAACTCCTCTCTATCAATACCAAGGGTTTTGGACTCTATCAGAATTCATTCCCGCCATAATCTCCTTTCAGAGGCACTTCCAAGCAGAAGACGGTGACATAATATTAACCAGCATTCCGAAATCAGGCACCACTTGGTTAAAAGCCCTCGCTTTCACCATTGCCAACCGTACTCGCTTTCCTCTACAAAATAGTCCCTTGCTTACCACCCCTCCTCATCAGCTTGTTCCTTTCTTGGAGCTTGATCTTTATTGGAAAAATCAATCTCCTAATCTAGAAGACAATCCTAAGCCAAGGATTTTGGCCACCCATCTCCCATATGCTTCATTACCCAATTCCATCTTGAATTCTGGTTGCCGCATTGTTTATGTAGCCAGAAATCCTCTGGATCAATTCATCTCCCGTTGGAAATTCTTGTCTTCATGGCGAGAGCAAAACATGATTCTGGTTTCAATTGAGGAAGCCTTCGAGAAGACTTGCAATGGAGTCCAATTCTATGGCCCCGTTTGGGAACATGTGTTGGGGTACTGGAAGGCCAGTCAAGAGAACCCAGAAAAGGTGCTCTTTCTGAAATATGAAGATATGCAAGAGAACATCATATCTAATATCAAGAATTTGGCCAATTTCTTAGGATGTGCTTTCAGTCAAGTCGAAGAGACGCAAGGAGTgataaaagaaatatcaaagaTTTGTAGTTTTGATAATCTGAAAAATTTAGAGGTGAACAAGAATGGTAAATACTTACTGAGATTTGGAAATGAAGCGTTTTTCAGGAAAGGTACTGTGGGAGATTGGAGAAATTATTTAACATCTTCAATGTCGGATCGCATGGAGAAGATACTTGAAGAAAAACTATGCGGCTCAGGTTTGTCTTTCAAGAAATAA
- the LOC123219525 gene encoding cytosolic sulfotransferase 15-like: MMHISESDSYLFIPAFQKVSMETSAATGELSNEIQHLLLNLPREKDWYGNPIYQYQRFWTQSNLIPAIISFQRHFQAEDGDIILTSFPKSGTTWLKALAFTIVNRTRFPLQNSPLLTTTPHQLVPFLERNLYWKNQSPNLEDIPKPRILATHLPYASLPNSILNSGCRIVYVARNPLDQFISHWKFLSSLQDQNMNLVSIEEAFEKICNGVQFYGPVWEHVLGYWKASQENPEKVLFLKYEDMQENIIFNIKNLANFLGCAFSQVEETQGVVKEISKICSFDNLKNLEVNKNGKYSKFGFRNEAFFRKGIVGDWRNYLTSSMSDRLEKILEEKLCGSGLSFKK; encoded by the coding sequence ATGATGCATATCTCCGAATCCGACTCTTACCTCTTTATCCCTGCATTCCAAAAAGTGTCCATGGAGACCTCTGCTGCAACAGGAGAGCTAAGCAATGAGATTCAACATCTACTCTTGAACCTTCCAAGAGAGAAAGACTGGTATGGAAATCCTATCTATCAATACCAAAGGTTTTGGACTCAATCAAATCTCATTCCCGCCATAATCTCCTTTCAGAGACACTTCCAAGCAGAAGACGGTGACATAATATTAACCAGCTTTCCGAAATCAGGCACCACTTGGTTAAAAGCCCTCGCTTTCACCATTGTCAACCGTACTCGTTTTCCTCTACAAAATAGCCCCTTGCTCACCACCACTCCTCATCAACTTGTTCCTTTCTTGGAGCGTAATCTTTATTGGAAAAATCAATCTCCTAATCTTGAAGACATTCCAAAGCCAAGGATTTTGGCCACCCATCTCCCATATGCTTCATTACCCAATTCCATCTTGAATTCTGGTTGCCGCATTGTTTATGTAGCCAGAAATCCTTTGGATCAATTCATCTCCCATTGGAAATTCTTGTCTTCATTGCAAGACCAAAACATGAATCTGGTTTCAATTGAGGAAGCCTTCGAGAAGATTTGCAATGGAGTCCAATTCTATGGCCCCGTTTGGGAACATGTGTTGGGGTACTGGAAGGCCAGTCAAGAGAACCCAGAAAAGGTGCTCTTTCTGAAATATGAAGACATGCAAGAGAACATCATATTTAATATCAAGAATTTGGCCAATTTCTTAGGATGTGCTTTCAGTCAAGTTGAAGAGACGCAAGGAGTggtaaaagaaatatcaaagaTTTGTAGTTTTGATAATCTGAAAAATTTAGAGGTGAACAAGAATGGTAAATACAGTAAATTTGGATTTAGAAATGAAGCGTTTTTCAGGAAAGGTATTGTGGGAGATTGGAGAAATTATTTAACATCTTCAATGTCGGATCGCTTGGAGAAGATACTTGAAGAAAAGCTATGCGGTTCAGGTTTGTCCTTCAAGAAATAA
- the LOC123219601 gene encoding anaphase-promoting complex subunit 6-like, with the protein MLIFSYSRCHLPTLYIGMEYMRTHSFKLAEQFFMQAKTICPSDPLVYNELGVVAYHMKEYNKAVWWFEKTLAHIPSSLSEMWEPTVVNLAHAYRKLKMYHEAISCYERALTLSNRSLSTYAGLAYTYHLQDNFSAAITYYHKALWLKPDDQFCTEMLSLALVDEGRHGIEPKIEFH; encoded by the exons ATGTTGATATTCTCTTATTCCAGGTGCCATTTACCAACTTTATACATTGGGATGGAATACATGCGAACTCACAGCTTTAAGCTTGCCGAGCAG TTTTTTATGCAGGCAAAGACCATATGCCCTTCAGATCCACTCGTATATAATGAACTTGGGGTTGTTGCTTATCATATGAAGGa GTATAATAAAGCTGTGTGGTGGTTTGAGAAGACTTTGGCGCACATTCCATCCTCTTTAAGCGAAATGTGGGAACCTACTGTTGTCAATCTTGCTCATGCTTACAGAAAATTGAA AATGTATCACGAGGCAATTTCCTGTTATGAGAGAGCACTGACGTTGTCAAATAGAAGCTTGAGCACCTATGCAGGTCTTGCTTACACTTACCATTTGCAG GATAATTTTTCTGCTGCCATTACATATTATCATAAG GCTTTGTGGCTGAAGCCAGATGATCAGTTTTGCACAGAGATGTTAAGTTTGGCTCTTGTAGATGAAGGTCGTCATGGCATTGAACCCAAAATTGAATTTCACTGA
- the LOC123219535 gene encoding cytosolic sulfotransferase 15-like: MMHISESDSYLLIPAFQKVSMETSAAIGELSNEIQQLLLNLPREKNLDGNPLCQYQGFWAQSKFIPAIISFQRHFQAEDGDIILASFPKSGTTWLKALAFTIINRTRFPLQNSPLLTTNPHQLVPFLELNLYWKNQSPNLEDIPKPRILATHLPYASLPNSILNSGCRIVYVARNPRDQFISLWKFLSSLQDQNKNLVSIEEAFEKICDGVQFYGPIWEHMLGYWKASQENPEKVLFLKYEDMQENIIFNIKNLANFLGCAFSQVEETQGVVKEISKICSFENLKNLEVNKGGKYSEFGFYVFRNETFFRKGTVGDWRNYLTSSMSDCLEKILEEKLCGSGLSFKK; this comes from the coding sequence ATGATGCATATATCCGAATCCGACTCTTATCTCTTGATCCCTGCATTCCAAAAAGTATCCATGGAGACCTCTGCAGCAATAGGAGAGCTAAGCAATGAGATTCAACAACTACTCTTGAACCTTCCAAGAGAgaaaaacttggatgggaatcCTCTCTGTCAATACCAAGGGTTTTGGGctcaatcaaaattcattccCGCCATAATCTCCTTTCAGAGACACTTCCAAGCAGAAGACGGTGACATAATATTAGCCAGCTTTCCGAAATCAGGCACCACTTGGTTAAAAGCCCTCGCTTTCACCATTATCAACCGTACTCGTTTTCCTCTACAAAATAGCCCCTTGCTCACCACCAATCCTCATCAGCTTGTTCCTTTCTTGGAGCTTAATCTTTATTGGAAAAATCAATCTCCTAATCTTGAAGACATTCCCAAGCCAAGGATTTTGGCCACCCATCTCCCATATGCTTCATTACCCAATTCCATCTTGAATTCTGGTTGCCGCATTGTTTATGTAGCCAGAAATCCACGGGATCAATTCATCTCCCTTTGGAAATTCCTGTCTTCATTGCAAGACCAAAACAAGAATCTGGTTTCAATTGAGGAAGCCTTCGAGAAGATTTGCGATGGAGTCCAATTCTATGGCCCCATTTGGGAACATATGTTGGGGTACTGGAAGGCCAGTCAAGAGAACCCAGAAAAGGTGCTCTTTCTGAAATATGAAGACATGCAAGAGaacattatatttaatatcaagAATTTGGCCAATTTCTTAGGATGTGCTTTCAGTCAAGTTGAAGAGACGCAAGGAGTggtaaaagaaatatcaaagaTTTGTagttttgaaaatctgaaaaatttagaGGTGAACAAGGGTGGTAAATACAGTGAATTTGGATTTTATGTATTTAGAAATGAAACATTTTTTAGGAAAGGTACTGTGGGAGACTGGAGAAATTATTTAACATCTTCAATGTCGGACTGCTTGGAGAAGATACTTGAAGAAAAGCTATGCGGCTCAGGTTTGTCCTTCAAGAAATAA